The Microtus pennsylvanicus isolate mMicPen1 chromosome 19, mMicPen1.hap1, whole genome shotgun sequence genome includes a region encoding these proteins:
- the LOC142838173 gene encoding olfactory receptor 2A1/2A42-like — MEENQTMVTEFVLLGFCLGPKIHRILFASFSLFYAITLVGNGVILGIICRDSRLHSPMYFFLSHLAIVDMAYACNTVPQMLVNLLDPFKPISFAGCMTQTFLFLAFAHTECLLLVVMSYDRYVAICHPLRYSSIMDWRDCAALVITSWACGSLLGMVHMSLILRLPFCGPHEINHFFCEILSVLKLACADTTLNKVVIFAASVFILVGPLCLVLISYTGILVSVLKMQSGEGHRKAFSTCSSHLCVVGLFFGSAIVTYMAPKSQHPEEQQKILFLFYSFFNPMLNPLIYSLRNAEVKGALRRALGKETHSQLV; from the coding sequence ATGGAGGAAAATCAGACAATGGTCACAGAGTTTGTCCTGCTTGGATTCTGCCTGGGCCCAAAGATTCACCGAATTCTTTTTGCATCTTTTTCCCTATTCTATGCCATTACCCTGGTGGGGAATGGGGTCATCCTTGGAATAATCTGTCGAGACTCTAGACTCCACagccccatgtacttcttcctctcccatctgGCCATTGTTGACATGGCCTATGCCTGCAACACCGTGCCCCAGATGCTAGTGAACCTGCTAGATCCATTCAAACCTATTTCCTTTGCTGGATGCATGACACAGACCTTTCTCTTTTTGGCCTTTGCACACACAGAATGTCTCCTCCTCGTGGTGATGTCGTATGATCGGTATGTGGCCATCTGTCACCCACTCCGATATTCTTCCATCATGGACTGGAGGGACTGTGCTGCTCTGGTTATTACATCCTGGGCATGCGGCTCCCTCCTTGGTATGGTTCATATGAGCCTCATCCTGAGGCTGCCCTTCTGTGGACCTCACGAAATCAATCACTTCTTCTGTGAAATCCTGTCTGTTCTCAAGCTGGCCTGTGCTGATACAACACTTAACAAAGTTGTCATCTTTGCAGCTTCTGTGTTCATCTTAGTAGGACCCTTATGCTTGGTGCTGATCTCCTACACAGGCATCCTGGTGTCTGTTTTGAAGATGCAGTCAGGGGAGGGCCACAGAAAGGCCTTCTCtacctgctcctcccacctctgtGTGGTAGGGCTCTTCTTTGGCAGCGCCATTGTCACGTACATGGCCCCCAAGTCCCAGCACCCCGAAGAGCAGCAGAAGattcttttcctgttttacaGTTTTTTCAACCCCATGCTGAACCCCCTGATCTACAGTCTGAGGAATGCTGAGGTCAAGGGTGCTCTCAGGAGAGCACTGGGTAAAGAAACTCATTCCCAGTTGGTGTGA
- the LOC142838177 gene encoding olfactory receptor 2A2-like yields the protein MGGNQTWVTDFILVGLQLSPKMETFFFWIFFLLYIFSLLANGIILVLIYLNPSLHTPMYFFLSHLAILDISYASNNVPKMLVNLVTQNKTISFVPCITQTFLYLALAASECLILAAMSYDRFVAICHPLRYTIIMSWKACVALAATSWSCGFILSVAHTILLLRLPFCGPREVNHLFCEILAVLKLACADTFINQLVILAACVFVLVGPLCSMLVSYTHILRTILKMQSKESRRKAFSTCSSHLCVVGLFFGIAMLVYMVPDSEQREEQEKIMSLFHSLFNPMLNPLIYSLRNAQVKEAFHRALQKRFV from the coding sequence ATGGGAGGCAACCAGACATGGGTCACTGACTTCATCCTAGTGGGACTCCAGCTCAGCCCAAAGATGGAGACATTCTTCTTCTGGATCTTCTTCCTGCTCTACATATTCAGCCTACTGGCAAATGGCATAATCTTGGTGCTCATCTACCTGAACCCTAGCCTGCACACCCCAATGTACTTCTTCCTTTCACATCTGGCCATCCTTGACATCTCCTATGCTTCCAACAATGTCCCCAAGATGTTAGTCAACCTTGTGACCCAGAATAAAACCATCTCCTTTGTTCCATGCATCACACAGACATTCTTGTATTTGGCCTTAGCTGCCTCAGAGTGCTTGATATTGGCAGCAATGTCCTATGATCGGTTTGTAGCCATCTGCCACCCACTACGCTACACTATCATCATGAGTTGGAAagcttgtgtagccctggctgccacTTCCTGGTCATGTGGATTTATCCTCTCTGTGGCTCATACAATTCTCCTACTAAGGCTGCCCTTCTGTGGGCCCCGGGAGGTGAACCACCTCTTCTGTGAAATCCTGGCTGTTCTCAAGCTGGCTTGTGCTGACACCTTTATCAACCAACTTGTTATCCTTGCTGCATGTGTTTTTGTCTTAGTTGGGCCTCTTTGCTCAATGCttgtctcttacacacacatccTTAGGACAATCCTAAAAATGCAGTCGAAGGAGAGCCGCAGAAAGGCCTTCTCTACCTGTTCCTCCCACCTTTGCGTGGTAGGGCTCTTCTTTGGGATAGCCATGTTGGTGTATATGGTCCCTGACTCTGAGCAACGAGAGGAGCAAGAGAAAATTATGTCCCTGTTCCACAGTCTCTTTAACCCAATGCTGAATCCCctcatctacagcctgaggaatgCCCAGGTGAAAGAAGCCTTCCACAGAGCACTGCAGAAGAGATTTGTGTGA
- the Or2a7 gene encoding olfactory receptor 2A7, whose protein sequence is MGNNMTLITEFVLLGFPLNPRLQMILFTLFSLFYAFTLLGNGTIVGLICLESRLHTPMYFFLSHLAVVDIAYACNTVPQMLVNLLDPAKPISFAGCMTQTFLFLTFAITECLLLVVMSYDRYVAICHPLRYTAIMSWKVCSTMAVTSWIIGILLSLVHLVLLLPLPFCVSQKVNHFFCEITAILKLACADTYLNETMVLAGAVSVLVGPFSSIVVSYACIVSAILKIQSGEGQRKAFSTCSSHLCVVGLFYGTAIAMYVGPRQGNRMEQKKYLLLFHSLFNPMLNPLIYSLRNSDVKNTLKRVLRMQRVL, encoded by the coding sequence ATGGGAAACAACATGACCTTGATCACAGAGTTCGTCCTCCTGGGATTTCCACTCAACCCAAGGTTGCAGATGATCCTCTTTACTCTCTTTTCCCTATTCTATGCCTTCACCCTGCTGGGGAATGGGACCATCGTGGGGCTTATCTGCCTGGAGTCCAGACTCCAtactcccatgtacttcttcctgtcCCACCTGGCTGTCGTTGACATTGCCTATGCCTGCAACACAGTGCCCCAGATGCTGGTGAATCTTCTAGATCCAGCCAAGCCCATCTCCTTCGCTGGATGCATGACACAGACCTTTCTCTTTTTGACATTTGCTATCACAGAATGCCTCCTCCTAGTGGTGATGTCCTATGATCGGtatgtggccatctgccaccCCCTCAGATACACTGCCATCATGAGTTGGAAGGTCTGTAGTACTATGGCTGTGACTTCTTGGATCATTGGGATTCTCCTATCCTTGGTTCATCTGGTGTTACTTCTGCCTTTACCCTTCTGTGTGTCTCAGAAAGTGAATCACTTTTTCTGTGAAATCACAGCTATTCTCAAACTTGCCTGTGCAGACACATACCTCAATGAGACCATGGTCCTGGCTGGGGCAGTGTCTGTGCTTGTGGGGCCATTCTCCTCAATTGTGGTCTCTTATGCCTGTATTGTTAGTGCTATCCTGAAAATCCAGTCCGGGGAGGGTCAAAGGAAAGCCTTTTCCACTTGTTCCTCCCACCTCTGTGTGGTTGGATTATTTTATGGCACAGCCATTGCCATGTATGTTGGACCCAGACAGGGAAACCGGATGGAACAGAAGAAATACCTCCTACTGTTTCACAGCCTTTTTAACCCCATGCTCAATCCCCTGATATACAGTCTCAGGAACTCTGATGTGAAGAATACTTTGAAGAGAGTTCTGAGGATGCAGAGAGTTTTGTGA
- the LOC142838172 gene encoding olfactory receptor 2A14-like produces MRGNQTWITEVTLLGFQVDFSVECFLFGLFFLFYFFTLLGNGVILGIICLDHRLHTPMYFFLSHLAIVDMSYASNNVPKMLTNLVSKRRTISFIPCIMQTFLYLAFAHIECLILVVMSYDRFVAICHPLHYTVIMNWRVCTILAAASWILSFLLALVHLVLILRLPFCGPHEINHFFCEILSVLKLACADTMLNQVVIFAACVFILVGPLCLVLVSYARILMTILRIQSGEGRRKAFSTCSSHLCVVGLFFGSAIIMYMAPKSQNPETQQKILSLFYSLFNPMLNPLIYSLRNAEVKSALRRALWKERSA; encoded by the coding sequence ATGAGAGGCAACCAGACATGGATTACAGAGGTTACTCTACTTGGATTCCAAGTTGATTTCTCTGTAGAGTGTTTTCTTTttgggcttttctttctcttttatttctttactcttCTTGGGAATGGGGTCATCCTTGGAATAATATGCCTGGACCACAGACTGCACACACCTATGTACTTCTTCCTCTCACATCTGGCCATTGTTGACATGTCTTATGCTTCCAACAATGTCCCCAAGATGCTGACAAATCTTGTGTCTAAAAGAAGAACCATCTCCTTCATTCCATGCATAATGCAGACATTCTTGTATTTGGCTTTTGCTCACATAGAGTGCCTGATTTTGGTGGTGATGTCCTATGACCGGTTTGTGGCCATCTGTCATCCCCTACACTACACTGTCATCATGAACTGGAGAGTGTGCACTATCCTGGCTGCTGCTTCCTGGATATTAAGCTTCCTCCTGGCTCTGGTCCATTTAGTTCTCATCCTGAGACTGCCCTTCTGTGGACCTCATGAAATCAATCACTTCTTCTGTGAAATCCTGTCTGTGCTCAAGCTGGCCTGTGCTGACACAATGCTCAATCAAGTCGTCATCTTTGCAGCTTGTGTGTTCATCTTAGTGGGACCCTTATGCTTGGTGCTGGTCTCCTACGCACGCATCCTGATGACCATTCTAAGAATCCAGTCAGGGGAGGGTCGCAGAaaggccttctccacctgctcctcccacctctgtGTGGTCGGGCTCTTCTTTGGCAGCGCCATAATTATGTACATGGCTCCCAAGTCTCAGAACCCAGAGACACAGCAGAAGATCCTTTCCCTGTTTTACAGCCTTTTCAACCCCATGCTGAACCCCCtgatctacagcctgaggaatgCTGAGGTCAAAAGTGCCCTGAGAAGGGCACTGTGGAAGGAAAGATCAGCATGA